Below is a genomic region from Candidatus Eremiobacteraceae bacterium.
TGGACGTCGCCTTCGACTTCGCGGGCGTTCCCGCCGTGCGAGAGCAGGCGGCGGCATCGCTCGGCCTCGGCGGCGTGTTGGTGCTCGTCGGGCTGATGCCGCGGCCGCTCACCGTCACCGATAGCGTCGGGTTCACGATCCGCGGCAACCAGATCCGCGGCCACTTCGGCAGCTCGTTCCAGCACGTCGACCAGTTGATCGCGCTCGCCTCGAACGGCCGCCTCGATGTGGGGCCTTCGATCAGCGCTCACATCCCGCTCGCCGAAGCTGCCGACGCGGTCGACCGGCTCGAGAAGAAGATCGGCGACCCGATCCGGTTGGTGCTCGTGCCATGAATTGCTGAGCAGCCGGTGTCTTAAGACGACGACCAATCACTTGCCTACGCTGCGCTCCATGATCGCTCGGAGAATAGCGTTGATCCGCGTCTGATACGGTCCCCCTTGGGACTGGATCCACGCTAGAACATCAGCATCCAGCCGGATGCTGATACTTCGTTTTACCGGACGATAGAAGCGGCCGCGCACCGCTCCTCGGAAATCCGTGACCTGCGGCGCGTCCGAAAAATCAATCTCACTATCCGGACGATTTACCATCGTCAGCTCCGAGATCAGTCGCGGCGTCAGCTTGATATTCTCGGCGCTCACGCGCACTAGCTTTCCGCGCTGAGATGATCCGGATTGTTTCGTTCGTTTGTCCTTCATTTTCGATGGTGTGTGCGACATAGATGATCCTTTTTCCGACGTTGCCGATGCTATACCAGCGCTCATCGCTGTACCGAGTATCCTGGGCTGACAGTACGCGTGGGTCCTCGAAGATGCGAATTGCCGTTTCAAAGCTCACGCCGTGCTTGCGTAGATTGATTACGGCCTTGTGCGGGTCCCATTCAAACCGCATGGTCGCGCATATATACTAGCATGTATACACAATAATGTCCATATCACCGCCACCAATGGAATCGTCAAGGCCGTTCGGCCGAAGTGCGTGCCGCCGGCTACCGGCCGAGGCTGCTGGCCAAGTACGTCGCGCTGACGATCAACCAGTTGTTGAACGCGTGAGCCGCGATCGGCGCCCACAACGTGCCGCTGCGATAGTAGATGTAGGCAAAACCGAGACCCATGATCGTCAAGGGCAAGATTCGGTACGGCTCTTGATGCCAGAGCGCAAAGACCAGGCTGCTCGCCAGTGCGGCGAGCCATGCAGGTAGCCACTGGGCCAATGCGGCGAAGAGCAGGCCGCGAAACATCGTCTCCTCGACGAGCGGCGTCGCGACTGCCGTGTCGATGATGTCGCTGAAGTAATCGAAAGCGCCGCTATGATGCGAATAGAACACGCCAGCAGAAGCTTGATAGGCTGGATCGGACGAGTCAACTCTGACGGGGACCGC
It encodes:
- a CDS encoding zinc-binding dehydrogenase, whose protein sequence is VATAQLRPAQAVGIWGVGGLGAHAVRICRMVGAYPIIALDPIDGARKRALAFGADLAIDPSDASAIEAVRRATDGRGLDVAFDFAGVPAVREQAAASLGLGGVLVLVGLMPRPLTVTDSVGFTIRGNQIRGHFGSSFQHVDQLIALASNGRLDVGPSISAHIPLAEAADAVDRLEKKIGDPIRLVLVP
- a CDS encoding BrnA antitoxin family protein, coding for MSAENIKLTPRLISELTMVNRPDSEIDFSDAPQVTDFRGAVRGRFYRPVKRSISIRLDADVLAWIQSQGGPYQTRINAILRAIMERSVGK
- a CDS encoding BrnT family toxin; translated protein: MRFEWDPHKAVINLRKHGVSFETAIRIFEDPRVLSAQDTRYSDERWYSIGNVGKRIIYVAHTIENEGQTNETIRIISARKASARERREYQADAATDLGADDGKSSG
- a CDS encoding type II CAAX endopeptidase family protein, whose protein sequence is MGQRLMAAVWAHGLAPQFAPQAWRLGGFFGVALITYAVFLWSPWLAGIIVVIADAIVPAVSQLPESTLVMLLALFRALATVGTALWLCQLLPATATSLGFVKPRLSQFWYAAAAWLLTFSAAWAVPVRVDSSDPAYQASAGVFYSHHSGAFDYFSDIIDTAVATPLVEETMFRGLLFAALAQWLPAWLAALASSLVFALWHQEPYRILPLTIMGLGFAYIYYRSGTLWAPIAAHAFNNWLIVSATYLASSLGR